In Brachypodium distachyon strain Bd21 chromosome 2, Brachypodium_distachyon_v3.0, whole genome shotgun sequence, one genomic interval encodes:
- the LOC112271030 gene encoding uncharacterized protein LOC112271030, producing the protein MDWNSVDHYEVTSSTLQLARQSPLVGPPPAATPESVATRMYQARVALFEASRSAELCMNKRTTAFKTLLTKYKKLETEHKALKAERESQAGDNAQVAELLKRVVEVQGFVISHGLGESK; encoded by the exons atggactggaacagcgtCGACCACTACGAGGTGACTTCCAGCACCTTGCAGTTGGCTCGGCAAAGCCCGCTGGTGGGACCTCCGCCCGCAGCGACTCCAGAATCGGTGGCCACCCGGATGTACCAAGCAAGGGTGGCTTTGTTTGAGGCCAGCCGATCTGCCGAG CTCTGCATGAACAAGCGCACCACCGCCTTCAAAACTTTGTTAACAAAGTACAAGAAATTGGAGACGGAGCACAAGGCGTTGAAGGCTGAGCGCGAGAGCCAGG CCGGGGACAACGCTCAAGTAGCAGAGCTGCTGAAACGCGTCGTCGAGGTTCAAG